ATTAACTTTCAATGTGCACAATGGAAGAAATTTCGTTCCTGTAAATATTACAGAAAATCACGTTGGATATAAATTAGGTGAGTTTGCACCAACTAGAACATTTAAGGGCCATAAAGGTTCTGTTCAAAGAAAGGCATAAGAATGGCTAAAGCAATATTAAAATTTATTAGACTTTCTCCAATCAAAGCAAGATTAATTGCTAGAGAAGTTCAAGGAATGAATGCAGAGTATGCAATCGCATCTTTACAATTTACTCCAAATAAAGCTGCTGGAATTATTTCAAAAGTTATCGCATCTGCAGTTGCAAATGCAGGTTTAGATCCAGTTGATGCAGTTATCACATCAGCTAGAGTTGATAAAGGTCCAGTTTTAAAAAGATTTACTCCAAGAGCAAGAGGTTCAGCTTCACCTAAGCATAAACCAACTGCACATATTATGATTGAAGTAGCTGCTGCAACTAAAGGAGATAAGTAATGGGTCAAAAAGTTAATCCAATAGGTTTAAGATTAGGTATTAATAGAAATTGGGAATCAAGATGGTTTCCTAAATTTGAAACAATGCCAGCAAACGTTGCAGAAGATGACAAAATCAGAAAGTATGTTAAAAAAGAATTATACTATGCTGGAATTGCTCAAACTGTAGTTGAAAGAACAGCAAAAAAAGTTAGAGTTACTGTTGTAGCTGCTAGACCAGGTATAATTATTGGTAAAAAAGGTGCTGACGTTGAAAAACTAAAAGATGCACTTTCAAAATTAGTTGGTAAAGAAATCGCTGTTAATATCAAAGAAGAAAGAAAACCACAAATCTCTGCTCAATTATCTGCTGAGAATGTTGCTCAACAATTAGAAAGAAGAGTTGCATTTAGAAGAGCTATGAAAAGAGTTATGCAAAATGCATTAAAAGGTGGAGCAAAAGGTATTAAAGTATCTGTTTCTGGTAGACTTGGTGGAGCTGAAATGGCAAGAACTGAGTGGTATTTAGAAGGTAGAGTTCCATTACATACTTTAAGAGCAAGAATCGATTATGGTTTTGCTGAAGCTCATACAACTTATGGTTGTATCGGTATTAAAGTTTGGATTTTCAAAGGTGAAGTATTAGCAAAAGGTATTCCAACTGAAAAAGCTGAAGAGTCAACTTCTAAACCTAAAAGAAGACCAACAAAGAAAAGAGGTAAATAATTATGTTAATGCCTAAAAGAACTAAGTTCAGAAAAATGATGAAAGGCCGAAATAGAGGTATGGCTCATAGAGGAAACTCTTTAGCATACGGAGATATCGGTATCAAAGCAGTTGAACACGGAAGAATTGATTCTAGACAAATTGAAGCGTCAAGAATTGCAATGACAAGAAAAGTAAAAAGACAAGCAAAAGTTTGGATTATGGTATTCCCTGATAAACCACTTACTGCAAAACCATTAGAAACGAGAATGGGTAAAGGTAAAGGTTCAGTTGATAAATGGGTTATGAACATTAAGCCTGGAAGAATTTGTTTTGAAATGGCTGGAGTATCTGAAGAATTAGCAAGAGAAGCTTTAACTTTAGCTATGCATAAATTACCGTTTAAAACTAAAATTGTAACAAGAGATAGCGAAAATGAACTATACTGATTTAAAAGACAAAAACTTGAGCGAACTTCAAGTATTATTAAAAGAGAAAAAGGTGCTTCTTTTTGAATTAAAAGCTAAGCTAAAAACAATGCAGTTAACAAACACATCTGAATTAAGAGTTGCTAAAAAAGACATCGCTAAAATTCAAACAGCTATGACTGCTGCAAAAGCTAACTAAGGATCTAAGTATGACACATAAAAGAGAGATTCAAGGTGTAGTGGTAAAAAGATCAGGTGATAAAACAGCTTCTATCTTAGTTACAAGATCAGTTTTACACCCAAAATATCACAAAACTGTAAAGAGATTTAAAAAATATTTAATTCATGACGAAAGAAACGAATTAAATGTTGGTGATAGTGTTATCGCAATTGAGTGTAGACCATTGTCAAAAACTAAATCTTTTAGATTAAAGACGATAGTAGCTACAGGAGTTAAATAATGATTCAAAGTTTTACAAGATTAAACGTAGCTGACAACACAGGTGCTAAAGAGATTATGTGTATCAAAGTTTTAGGTGGTTCTAAAAGAAGATACGCAACTGTTGGTGATGTTATTGTTGCTTCAGTTAAAAAAGCTTTACCAACTGGAAAAATTAAAAAAGGTCAAGTTGTAAAAGCTGTTGTTGTTAGAACTCATAAAGAAGTTCATAGAGAAAATGGTTCATTAATTAGATTTGATGATAATGCAGCGGTTATTCTAGATGCAAAAAGAGAGCCAGTTGGAACAAGAATCTTTGGACCAGTTGCTAGGGAAGTAAGATATTCAGGTTTCATGAAAATCGTTTCACTTGCACCGGAGGTATTATAATATGGCAATTAAATTAAAAATCAAAAAAGGTGATACTGTAAAAATCATCGCTGGTGATGATAAAGGTAAAACTGGAGAAGTTTTAGCTGTATTACCAAAAGAAAGAAAAGTAATCGTAAAAGATTGCAAAGTTGCTAAAAAAACAGTTAAACCTGATCAAGAAAAAAATCCAGAAGGTGGATTTGTAAACAAAGAAATGCCAATTGACATTTCAAATGTAGCAAAAGTAGAGGGTAACTAATATGGCATCAAGATTATTTGAAAAATATAAATCAGAAATCAAACCAGTATTAGAAACTGAGTTCCCAAAAAACAAAACTTTAACTGCAAAGTTAGAGAAAGTTGTTATCTCAGTTGGTGCTGGTGAAGCAATGAAAGATTCTAAATTAATTCAAAATATTGAAGATACAATTTCTTTAATTGCTGGTCAAAAAGCTGTTAAAGTTATTGCTAAAAAATCAGTAGCTGGATTCAAAGTTAGAGAAGGTATGCCTGTAGGTGTTAAAGTTACTTTAAGAGGTGAGCAAATGTATCATTTCTTAGACAAATTATGTAACGTTGCATTACCAAGGGTAAAAGACTTTAGAGGTCTTAATAAAAATGGTTTTGATGGTAGAGGAAACTTCAACTTTGGACTAGATGAGCAATTAATGTTCCCAGAAGTAGTTTATGATAACATCATTAAAACACACGGTATGAATATTTCAATTGCTACTAGTGCAACTAATGATGCTGAAGCTTACAGATTATTAGAATTAGTAGGAATTCCATTTACAAAAGGAAGAGCGTAATGGCAAAGAAATCTATGATCGCTAAACAAAAAAGAACACCTAAGTTTGCTGTAAGAGCATACACAAGATGTTCTGTTTGTGGAAGACCTCACTCTGTTTATAGAGATTTTGGTTTATGTAGAGTTTGTTTAAGAAAAATGGCTAACGAAGGTTTATTACCTGGTGTTAGAAAAGCTAGTTGGTAGGAGAAAAAAGCTATGATGAATGATATAATCGCAGATGCTTTAACTAGAATTAGAAATGCTGCAATGAGAAAATTAGAAGTTGCAACATTATTACACTCAAATACTGTAGTAGGTGTTTTAAACGTATTATTACAAAAAGAGTATATTGCTGGATTCAAAGTTATTGATGGACAAAACAACAAGAAAACTATTCAAGTTGAATTAAAATATGATGATAATGAGAAATCAGTAATCAACGAAATTACTAGAGTTTCTAAACCAGGAAGAAGAGTTTATAAAAACGCTTCTGAAATTAAAAACTTTAAAAATGGGTACGGTACTATTATCGTTTCAACTAACAAAGGTGTAATTGCTAATGATGAAGCATATGCAGCTAATGTTGGTGGTGAAGTACTTTGTACTGTATGGTAGGAGAGTGTAATGTCAAGAATTGGTAAAAAACCTATCGCAATTCCAGCTGGAATTGAAGTTACAGTAAATGGTACAGTAATTAGCGTAAAAAAAGGAAACAATGTTTCTACAGTTGAAACTCATGGAAGAGTGGGAATCGAAGTTGTTGATGGTCAAGTGGTTTTAACTAGAAATGGTGAATCAAAAGAATCTTCTGCTTTCTGGGGAACTTATAGAGCGTTAACTGCAAATGCAATTAATGGTCTAAACGTTGGATTTACTAAATCATTAGAAATCAACGGAGTTGGATACAGAGCTGCCGTAAAAGGTGACGTTTTAGAACTACTATTAGGATATTCTCACCCAATTAACTACGAAATCCCAAAAGGATTAGAAGTTACTGTTGAAAAAAATATTATTAATGTAAAAGGTGCTGACAAACAACAAGTTGGTCAAGCTGCTGCAATTATTAGAGGCTTTAGAAAACCAGAACCATACAAAGGTAAAGGTGTTAAATATACTGATGAGAAAATCATTAGAAAAGCCGGAAAAACTTCTAAGAAGTAAGGTGTAACTATGAGTAGAATAAAAGACTTAGCTAAAAAAAATGCTTTAAGAATTAAAAGAAAAAAAAGAGTTAGAAGTAACATTTTTGGTACTGCTGAAAAACCAAGAGTATCAATTTTTAAATCTAACAAATACGTTAGTGCACAGGCTATTAATGATGTTGAAGGTGTAACTTTAGCGGCTGTTAGCTCACAAGCTATGGGTCTAAACATTAATAAAGAAAATGCAGTAAAAGTAGCAGCACAACTTGCTGAAAATTTAAAAGCTGCTGGAATTGAAACAGTAGTTTACGATAGAAATGGTTATCTTTACCATGGTGTAGTTGCAGCTTTTGCTGATGCACTAAGAGATAACGGTATCAAATTATAAGGGTTAATGATGGCAGCGGTAAATAGAGAAGATTTTCAAGAAGCAATCGTTAAAATCGGAAGAGTAACAAAAGTTGTAAAAGGTGGAAGAAGATTCAGATTTACAGCTTTAGTTGTTGTTGGTGATAAAAACGGTACAGTAGGTTTCGGAACTGGTAAAGCTAAAGAGGTTCCTGATGCAATTAAAAAAGCATTAGATGATGCATTCAAAAGCTTAGTTACTGTTTCTATTAAAGGAACTACAATAGCACATGATATTGAACACAAATATAATGCAAGTAAAATATTATTAAAACCAGCATCTGAGGGTACTGGGCTAATCGCTGGAGGAGCTGCAAGACCTGTTCTTGAGCTTTCTGGAGTTAAAGATATTATTGCAAAATCTTTAGGTTCAAATAATCCAAACAACCTTGTACAAGCTACTGTTGAAGCATTAGCTAAGATAAAAGGATAAGAATATGGTATTAGAAAATTTACAACCAGCACCAGGTAGTACGAAAAATACTAAAAGAATTGGTAGAGGTCAAGGAAGTGGTACAGGTAAAACTGCAGGAAAAGGTAACAAAGGTCAAAAAGCTAGATCTGGTTACAAAATGAAAAGAGGATTTGAAGGTGGTCAACAACCACTTTACAAAAGACTTCCTAAAGTTGGATTCTTTTCAAGAACTGTAAAACCTTATTCAATCAATGTTGATAAAGTATCACAAATTGCAACTCTTGAAGAAATTACATTAGATTCAATCAAATCTGTGTATAAATTATCAAAATCAGTTGAAAAAGTTAAATTAATTGGTTCAACTGCAAAAGATTTAGTAGCTAAGATTAAAGACGAAAACGTTACAACTACTGGAAAATAATTATGAGTAAAGATCTAATAAATAAGATTCTTATTACATTAGGCTTTATTTTTCTTTACAGATTACTGGCATACGTGCCAGTACCTGGAGTTAATATAGATGTAGTTAAAGAATTTTTCGACTCAAATGCAAATAATGCGTTAGGTCTTGTTAATATGTTTAGTGGTAATGCAGTTGAAAGACTAAGTATTATTTCACTAGGAATTATGCCTTACATTACTGCTTCTATTATTATGGAACTTCTAGCAGCAACTTTCCCCGCACTTGGTAAAATGAAAAAAGAGAGAGATGGGATGCAAAAATATATGCAAATCATCAGATATACTACAATTGTTATTACATTAATTCAATCTATTGGTGTTTCAGTTGGTCTTAATTCATTAACTGGTCAAAATGGACAAGGTGCAATCTCAATTGATATGAATACATTTATTGCTGTTTCTGCAATATCAATGTTAACAGGTACTATGCTTTTAATGTGGATTGGTGAACAAATCACACAAAAA
The genomic region above belongs to Arcobacter ellisii and contains:
- the rpsS gene encoding 30S ribosomal protein S19 → MARSVKKGPFVDAHLMKKVISANSANDKKPIKTWSRRSTVLPDMIGLTFNVHNGRNFVPVNITENHVGYKLGEFAPTRTFKGHKGSVQRKA
- the rplV gene encoding 50S ribosomal protein L22, producing MAKAILKFIRLSPIKARLIAREVQGMNAEYAIASLQFTPNKAAGIISKVIASAVANAGLDPVDAVITSARVDKGPVLKRFTPRARGSASPKHKPTAHIMIEVAAATKGDK
- the rpsC gene encoding 30S ribosomal protein S3, which gives rise to MGQKVNPIGLRLGINRNWESRWFPKFETMPANVAEDDKIRKYVKKELYYAGIAQTVVERTAKKVRVTVVAARPGIIIGKKGADVEKLKDALSKLVGKEIAVNIKEERKPQISAQLSAENVAQQLERRVAFRRAMKRVMQNALKGGAKGIKVSVSGRLGGAEMARTEWYLEGRVPLHTLRARIDYGFAEAHTTYGCIGIKVWIFKGEVLAKGIPTEKAEESTSKPKRRPTKKRGK
- the rplP gene encoding 50S ribosomal protein L16, producing the protein MLMPKRTKFRKMMKGRNRGMAHRGNSLAYGDIGIKAVEHGRIDSRQIEASRIAMTRKVKRQAKVWIMVFPDKPLTAKPLETRMGKGKGSVDKWVMNIKPGRICFEMAGVSEELAREALTLAMHKLPFKTKIVTRDSENELY
- the rpmC gene encoding 50S ribosomal protein L29 — its product is MNYTDLKDKNLSELQVLLKEKKVLLFELKAKLKTMQLTNTSELRVAKKDIAKIQTAMTAAKAN
- the rpsQ gene encoding 30S ribosomal protein S17, whose translation is MTHKREIQGVVVKRSGDKTASILVTRSVLHPKYHKTVKRFKKYLIHDERNELNVGDSVIAIECRPLSKTKSFRLKTIVATGVK
- the rplN gene encoding 50S ribosomal protein L14, which codes for MIQSFTRLNVADNTGAKEIMCIKVLGGSKRRYATVGDVIVASVKKALPTGKIKKGQVVKAVVVRTHKEVHRENGSLIRFDDNAAVILDAKREPVGTRIFGPVAREVRYSGFMKIVSLAPEVL
- the rplX gene encoding 50S ribosomal protein L24 gives rise to the protein MAIKLKIKKGDTVKIIAGDDKGKTGEVLAVLPKERKVIVKDCKVAKKTVKPDQEKNPEGGFVNKEMPIDISNVAKVEGN
- the rplE gene encoding 50S ribosomal protein L5 encodes the protein MASRLFEKYKSEIKPVLETEFPKNKTLTAKLEKVVISVGAGEAMKDSKLIQNIEDTISLIAGQKAVKVIAKKSVAGFKVREGMPVGVKVTLRGEQMYHFLDKLCNVALPRVKDFRGLNKNGFDGRGNFNFGLDEQLMFPEVVYDNIIKTHGMNISIATSATNDAEAYRLLELVGIPFTKGRA
- a CDS encoding type Z 30S ribosomal protein S14, with product MAKKSMIAKQKRTPKFAVRAYTRCSVCGRPHSVYRDFGLCRVCLRKMANEGLLPGVRKASW
- the rpsH gene encoding 30S ribosomal protein S8; translation: MMNDIIADALTRIRNAAMRKLEVATLLHSNTVVGVLNVLLQKEYIAGFKVIDGQNNKKTIQVELKYDDNEKSVINEITRVSKPGRRVYKNASEIKNFKNGYGTIIVSTNKGVIANDEAYAANVGGEVLCTVW
- the rplF gene encoding 50S ribosomal protein L6, whose product is MSRIGKKPIAIPAGIEVTVNGTVISVKKGNNVSTVETHGRVGIEVVDGQVVLTRNGESKESSAFWGTYRALTANAINGLNVGFTKSLEINGVGYRAAVKGDVLELLLGYSHPINYEIPKGLEVTVEKNIINVKGADKQQVGQAAAIIRGFRKPEPYKGKGVKYTDEKIIRKAGKTSKK
- the rplR gene encoding 50S ribosomal protein L18; the protein is MSRIKDLAKKNALRIKRKKRVRSNIFGTAEKPRVSIFKSNKYVSAQAINDVEGVTLAAVSSQAMGLNINKENAVKVAAQLAENLKAAGIETVVYDRNGYLYHGVVAAFADALRDNGIKL
- the rpsE gene encoding 30S ribosomal protein S5; this encodes MAAVNREDFQEAIVKIGRVTKVVKGGRRFRFTALVVVGDKNGTVGFGTGKAKEVPDAIKKALDDAFKSLVTVSIKGTTIAHDIEHKYNASKILLKPASEGTGLIAGGAARPVLELSGVKDIIAKSLGSNNPNNLVQATVEALAKIKG
- the rplO gene encoding 50S ribosomal protein L15, which gives rise to MVLENLQPAPGSTKNTKRIGRGQGSGTGKTAGKGNKGQKARSGYKMKRGFEGGQQPLYKRLPKVGFFSRTVKPYSINVDKVSQIATLEEITLDSIKSVYKLSKSVEKVKLIGSTAKDLVAKIKDENVTTTGK